Proteins encoded in a region of the Planococcus citri chromosome 1, ihPlaCitr1.1, whole genome shotgun sequence genome:
- the LOC135832739 gene encoding ecto-NOX disulfide-thiol exchanger 2 isoform X2, with translation MSSYTFSLNHRMALNPPPPPTGTAAASLAGISSVIRAPPPPPPPTAGQLLAMHHSLMGTGRPILIGHQGFPLAHHHHHHQLFNESVFSPGGVTPSVLSTGLNDAPLEFNSSRIINEQAVIKDRYQNLNFKQISEIKPNIPIVNELIENKSSSEKDSDKSDSVKEIIGVDSDDDDCQVISEIRPTNETVNAQLPNSSTTNTTTTSTTASSQNVPVLTTNAGVWNNVLPNMNFPMLGVNQMLTSNIIDPSLFVGQTFNVFGNVLTQLPNNATPAVSEQNTNAVIKSIIHCKSCTLFPPNPNAPAPTTRDRPLGCKTVFVGGLPENIKEDIIREVFGFCGEITNIRLSNKKFCHIRFSEESAVDQALTLSGYRIRLGSNSDPPNTGRLHVDFAHARDDQYEWECKQRQIQREQRHRERMLRESCREMSPTGPSHFTESEANGVLEKLKGEDTFMKAISVAVCWLDRGECNKRNVNMFYSMIQSINSHVRRLLHDKNQCECDFKKSKDIMKLRAHVILTQFAQIEKLFISSSHKKVWDHFTKAQRKNIELWKKTAMEIKKLSFENDESGNDEMDVSDSDDEESPALKKKKLDSETNSLKDENDSLRCQLEAYKNEICVIRSELQCEINRKTEQIALLQSTLNMVNQEMENIKKQSSQEITNNENPEKKSQEADTTVVPTTLNIQTLLEREAKLLGLISIFLHIHPFGAGVDYICSFLQKAMPSLKVTDVEQLLSKFPSVFQQELVGIGANMERRWKYAGFCSDNDAFVG, from the exons ATGAGCTCTTACACATTTTCCCTGAACCATAGGATGGCGTTAA ATCCACCTCCGCCTCCGACTGGAACAGCAGCTGCTTCATTAGCAGGAATTTCTTCGGTCATTAGGGCTCCTCCACCTCCGCCACCCCCTACAGCTG GACAATTGTTGGCGATGCATCATTCTTTGATGGGTACTGGGAGGCCTATTCTTATTGGTCATCAAGGTTTTCCATTAGCTCATCATCACCACCATCATCAGCTGTTTAACGAAAGTGTTTTCTCTCCGGGAGGTGTCACACCCTCTGTTCTCTCTACTGGTTTGAATGATGCTCCTTTAGAATTCAATTCATCTAGGA ttATTAATGAACAAGCTGTTATAAAAGATAGATATCAAAATCTCAACTTCAAACAAATCTCCGAAATCAAGCCTAATATCCCtatcgtgaacgaattgatagAAAATAAAAGCTCTTCGGAAAAAGATAGCGATAAAAG tgattctGTCAAAGAAATCATTGGCGTAGATTCTGACGATGATGATTGCCAAGTTATCTCTGAAATCAGGCCAACTAACGAGACTGTCAACGCTCAGTTGCCAAATTCTTCCACCACCAACACCACTACTACTTCAACTACAGCTTCTAGTCAAAATGTTCCCGTTTTAACAACTAACGCCGGTGTTTGGAATAATGTTCTtccaaatatgaattttcccATGTTGGGGGTTAATCAGATGTTGACCTCTAACATAATTGATCCTAGTCTTTTTGTTGGACAAACG TTCAACGTTTTCGGAAACGTTCTCACTCAGTTACCAAATAATGCTACGCCTGCTGTTTCCGAACAGAATACAAATGCTGTTATTAAATCCATTATTCATTGTAAAAGTTGTACGCTTTTTCCACCTAATCCTAACGCTCCCGCTCCTACTACAAGGGATCGTCCGCTTGGTTGTAAAACTGTATTCGTTGGTGGCTTACCTGAAAATATTAAAG AGGATATTATACGAGAAGTATTTGGATTTTGCGGTGAAATTACCAACATAAGATTGAGTAATAAGAAATTTTGTCACATAAGATTTTCTGAAGAATCGGCTGTAGATCAAGCTCTCACTCTTTCTG GCTACAGAATTCGTTTAGGATCAAATTCGGATCCACCGAATACCGGTCGATTGCATGTAGATTTCGCTCATGCTCGAGATGATCAATACGAATGGGAATGCAAACAAAGACAAATTCAAAGAGAACAACGTCATAGAGAACGAATGTTACGAGAGAGTTGCAGGGAAATGTCACCTACTGGACCTAGTCATTTTACCGAAAGTGAAGCGAACGGCgttctagaaaaattaaaag gcGAAGATACTTTCATGAAAGCAATATCCGTAGCTGTCTGTTGGTTAGATCGCGGAGAATGTAATAAACGAAACGTTAACATGTTTTACAGCATGATACAATCGATAAACTCGCATGTTCGACGTCTGCTCCATGACAAAAATCAATGCGAATGcgactttaaaaaatcaaaagatataaTGAAATTGCGTGCTCACGTGATACTCACACAAT TCGCTCAGATCGAGAAATTGTTCATCAGTTCATCGCACAAGAAGGTTTGGGATCATTTTACTAAAGCACAGAggaaaaatattgaactttGGAAGAAAACGGCCATG gaaatcaaaaaattatctttcGAAAATGACGAATCTGGTAATGATGAAATGGATGTTTCCGATTCCGACGATGAAGAGAGTCCGgccttaaaaaagaaaaaattggattCAGAAACTAATTCCTTGAAA GACGAAAATGATAGTTTACGATGTCAACTGGAAGCTTATAAAAACGAAATTTGTGTCATCAGGAGTGAACTGCAATGCGAAATTAATCGTAAAACCGAACAGATCGCTTTGTTACAGAGTACGCTTAATATGGTGAATCAG GAAATGGAAAATATCAAGAAACAATCGTCGCAAGAAATCACCAATAATGAAAATCCAGAAAAGAAATCTCAAGAAGCTGATACCACCGTAGTTCCAACAACTTTGAATATCCAAACGTTGCTTGAAAGAGAAGCGAAGCTATTAG GATTGATATCAATATTCCTCCATATACATCCTTTTGGAGCCGGAGTTGATTATATAtgctcatttttacaaaaagctaTGCCTTCTTTAAAAGTTACCGACGTCGAGCAATTGTTGAGTAAATTTCCTTCCGTGTTTCAACAAGAATTGGTTGGAATTGGAGCGAATATGGAACGTAGATGGAAATACGCCGGTTTTTGCAGCGATAATGATGCATTTGTTGGTTAa
- the LOC135832739 gene encoding ecto-NOX disulfide-thiol exchanger 2 isoform X1, translating into MSSYTFSLNHRMALNPPPPPTGTAAASLAGISSVIRAPPPPPPPTAGQLLAMHHSLMGTGRPILIGHQGFPLAHHHHHHQLFNESVFSPGGVTPSVLSTGLNDAPLEFNSSRSKPVINEQAVIKDRYQNLNFKQISEIKPNIPIVNELIENKSSSEKDSDKSDSVKEIIGVDSDDDDCQVISEIRPTNETVNAQLPNSSTTNTTTTSTTASSQNVPVLTTNAGVWNNVLPNMNFPMLGVNQMLTSNIIDPSLFVGQTFNVFGNVLTQLPNNATPAVSEQNTNAVIKSIIHCKSCTLFPPNPNAPAPTTRDRPLGCKTVFVGGLPENIKEDIIREVFGFCGEITNIRLSNKKFCHIRFSEESAVDQALTLSGYRIRLGSNSDPPNTGRLHVDFAHARDDQYEWECKQRQIQREQRHRERMLRESCREMSPTGPSHFTESEANGVLEKLKGEDTFMKAISVAVCWLDRGECNKRNVNMFYSMIQSINSHVRRLLHDKNQCECDFKKSKDIMKLRAHVILTQFAQIEKLFISSSHKKVWDHFTKAQRKNIELWKKTAMEIKKLSFENDESGNDEMDVSDSDDEESPALKKKKLDSETNSLKDENDSLRCQLEAYKNEICVIRSELQCEINRKTEQIALLQSTLNMVNQEMENIKKQSSQEITNNENPEKKSQEADTTVVPTTLNIQTLLEREAKLLGLISIFLHIHPFGAGVDYICSFLQKAMPSLKVTDVEQLLSKFPSVFQQELVGIGANMERRWKYAGFCSDNDAFVG; encoded by the exons ATGAGCTCTTACACATTTTCCCTGAACCATAGGATGGCGTTAA ATCCACCTCCGCCTCCGACTGGAACAGCAGCTGCTTCATTAGCAGGAATTTCTTCGGTCATTAGGGCTCCTCCACCTCCGCCACCCCCTACAGCTG GACAATTGTTGGCGATGCATCATTCTTTGATGGGTACTGGGAGGCCTATTCTTATTGGTCATCAAGGTTTTCCATTAGCTCATCATCACCACCATCATCAGCTGTTTAACGAAAGTGTTTTCTCTCCGGGAGGTGTCACACCCTCTGTTCTCTCTACTGGTTTGAATGATGCTCCTTTAGAATTCAATTCATCTAGGAGTAAGCCAG ttATTAATGAACAAGCTGTTATAAAAGATAGATATCAAAATCTCAACTTCAAACAAATCTCCGAAATCAAGCCTAATATCCCtatcgtgaacgaattgatagAAAATAAAAGCTCTTCGGAAAAAGATAGCGATAAAAG tgattctGTCAAAGAAATCATTGGCGTAGATTCTGACGATGATGATTGCCAAGTTATCTCTGAAATCAGGCCAACTAACGAGACTGTCAACGCTCAGTTGCCAAATTCTTCCACCACCAACACCACTACTACTTCAACTACAGCTTCTAGTCAAAATGTTCCCGTTTTAACAACTAACGCCGGTGTTTGGAATAATGTTCTtccaaatatgaattttcccATGTTGGGGGTTAATCAGATGTTGACCTCTAACATAATTGATCCTAGTCTTTTTGTTGGACAAACG TTCAACGTTTTCGGAAACGTTCTCACTCAGTTACCAAATAATGCTACGCCTGCTGTTTCCGAACAGAATACAAATGCTGTTATTAAATCCATTATTCATTGTAAAAGTTGTACGCTTTTTCCACCTAATCCTAACGCTCCCGCTCCTACTACAAGGGATCGTCCGCTTGGTTGTAAAACTGTATTCGTTGGTGGCTTACCTGAAAATATTAAAG AGGATATTATACGAGAAGTATTTGGATTTTGCGGTGAAATTACCAACATAAGATTGAGTAATAAGAAATTTTGTCACATAAGATTTTCTGAAGAATCGGCTGTAGATCAAGCTCTCACTCTTTCTG GCTACAGAATTCGTTTAGGATCAAATTCGGATCCACCGAATACCGGTCGATTGCATGTAGATTTCGCTCATGCTCGAGATGATCAATACGAATGGGAATGCAAACAAAGACAAATTCAAAGAGAACAACGTCATAGAGAACGAATGTTACGAGAGAGTTGCAGGGAAATGTCACCTACTGGACCTAGTCATTTTACCGAAAGTGAAGCGAACGGCgttctagaaaaattaaaag gcGAAGATACTTTCATGAAAGCAATATCCGTAGCTGTCTGTTGGTTAGATCGCGGAGAATGTAATAAACGAAACGTTAACATGTTTTACAGCATGATACAATCGATAAACTCGCATGTTCGACGTCTGCTCCATGACAAAAATCAATGCGAATGcgactttaaaaaatcaaaagatataaTGAAATTGCGTGCTCACGTGATACTCACACAAT TCGCTCAGATCGAGAAATTGTTCATCAGTTCATCGCACAAGAAGGTTTGGGATCATTTTACTAAAGCACAGAggaaaaatattgaactttGGAAGAAAACGGCCATG gaaatcaaaaaattatctttcGAAAATGACGAATCTGGTAATGATGAAATGGATGTTTCCGATTCCGACGATGAAGAGAGTCCGgccttaaaaaagaaaaaattggattCAGAAACTAATTCCTTGAAA GACGAAAATGATAGTTTACGATGTCAACTGGAAGCTTATAAAAACGAAATTTGTGTCATCAGGAGTGAACTGCAATGCGAAATTAATCGTAAAACCGAACAGATCGCTTTGTTACAGAGTACGCTTAATATGGTGAATCAG GAAATGGAAAATATCAAGAAACAATCGTCGCAAGAAATCACCAATAATGAAAATCCAGAAAAGAAATCTCAAGAAGCTGATACCACCGTAGTTCCAACAACTTTGAATATCCAAACGTTGCTTGAAAGAGAAGCGAAGCTATTAG GATTGATATCAATATTCCTCCATATACATCCTTTTGGAGCCGGAGTTGATTATATAtgctcatttttacaaaaagctaTGCCTTCTTTAAAAGTTACCGACGTCGAGCAATTGTTGAGTAAATTTCCTTCCGTGTTTCAACAAGAATTGGTTGGAATTGGAGCGAATATGGAACGTAGATGGAAATACGCCGGTTTTTGCAGCGATAATGATGCATTTGTTGGTTAa
- the LOC135832738 gene encoding myosin-IIIa-like has protein sequence MTYQRLCHFANISSLPDPTNRYRIEERIGEGTYGEVFSAVDLQTAETVAIKILENISESIEEIEEEYMILKDISHHPNLPQFYGLYLKKGKKVEDDQLWLVMELCAGGSTTELVRNLKKRGELLTELQIIYIIYNTLQAIAYLHSKHCMHRDIKGHNILLTDEADVKVIDFGVSSRLGATMGRRSTSVGTPYWMAPEVIACEQQLECSYDSRCDIWSLGITAIELAKGEPPLSEIHPMRALFQIPRNPPPTLDRKDCPSLKQFVSECLIKDFECRPTAQYLLSHPAMKKGAENAHQARKELKEKILKQKLYGKDKITPDVTTKHGKFKIDRKSELTKMYVDDLATLDTLTEDIIVEQLQCRYESNRIYTFIGDILLAINPFTALGLYNTNEQKRYTNRIRSDNPPHIFSIADAAYQALLFQQTNQAIVISGESGAGKTESANLLLKQLVYLGKAVNKNLEERILRMNQLMEAFGNAQTGINNNSSRFGKYLELSMTSAGRISGAKIYVYLLEHSRIVQQAHEESNFHIFYYLYDGLTNNNLHLDYHLDGELRQQHSYLPADKQDFNTKKYNIIKFEEINSAFKLIGFKEDEIICVYKILASILHLGDIEFSEVVSDDNTDNKSKIIDFAPLHRVSHLLGLNRFNLLECLTVNSVTMRGEVITKHNSVTEACVIRDAIAKALYSRLFDWLVSCINNLLSYHIRGDARMIGILDIFGFENFAKNSFEQLCINIANEQIQYYFNRHIFTLEQQEYINEGIPVDMIEFVDNKPVLDMFLSKPMGLLSLLDEESRFPRATDKSLIEKFHSNIKSKLYIRPKSNTLQFGIQHFAGKVMYCTEGFLDKNRQFLPADVVKLLCGSSIHTIRYLFQCSVNKTGNLFYSMPVNLRPPESPICNKKSAPNNLDNVPKTRSQQTAASYFRYSLAELLQKMSGGIPQFVRCIKPNDSKTPHLFDPVKVLKQLRYTGVLETIRIRQNGFSHRVTFANFLKQYSFLMFSSEERFPPTRESCRLLLTRLKMDGWALGKTKVFLKYYHTEYLTKLYEEHVKKIIIVQSCIRRFLARVKFIRMKREMTFSVLTLQKYIRGWIVRKKTQTLKKSNKNPVNVNGIDDSKRNEVDGRNKNHLKEINPPPQVQNHQKNGIVEKPSKEKDFNKIEYQNGAKPLKFWNVKPNWNYNDENCKDSNCNNVKNLKVQINPAVKQANNANKIIPVRNNSIKKVKNIIRPLVVYDAPKPYIQKGFVQEVTKKFAEESYKYKKEDEMKKRRKMQTLDKSCKKEVPIKEISQQPAYYWKFQPTSRVRILGNNSPCNFRQMLRPIQDPPTESLRKRMVERSQKLNGV, from the exons ATGACATATCAAAGGCTATGTCATTTTGCAAACATCTCTTCCTTACCAGACCCGACCAACAGGTACAGAATCGAAGAAAGAATCGGAGAAGGTACTTATGGAGAAGTTTTCAGTGCTGTGGATTTACAAACAG CTGAAACTGTAGCgataaaaatattggaaaacaTATCGGAAAGTATCGaggaaattgaagaagaatacaTGATCTTGAAAGACATTAGCCATCATCCGAATTTACCTCAATTCTACGGtctatatttaaaaaaaggaaaaaaagttgaagatgaTCAATTATGGTTGGTTATGGAG ttatgtGCTGGTGGATCGACAACCGAATTAGttcgcaatttgaaaaaaagaggagagTTGTTGACCgaattacaaataatttataTTATCTACAACACACTTCAG GCCATAGCTTATCTACACAGTAAGCATTGTATGCATCGTGATATCAAAGGACATAATATTCTGTTAACTGATGAAGCAGATGTAAAAGTGATTGATTTCGGAGTTTCTTCCCGATTAGGAGCGACAATGGGCCGGAGAAGTACTTCGGTTGGTACACCATACTGGATGGCACCTGAA GTTATCGCTTGCGAGCAGCAGCTGGAATGTTCATATGATTCGCGGTGTGATATATGGTCACTAGGTATAACGGCCATAGAATTAGCTAAAGGAGAACCACCGTTATCTGAAATTCATCCTATGAGGGCATTATTTCAAATACCTCGTAACCCCCCTCCTACACTGGATCGTAAAGACTGCCCTAGCTTGAAACAATTTGTTAGTGAATGTCTAATCAAAGACTTCGAGTGCCGACCTACCGCGCAATATTTATTGTCTCATCCGGCGATGAAAAAAGGAGCCGAAAATGCGCACCAG gcgcgtaaagaattgaaagaaaaaatcctcAAGCAAAAATTATATGGTAAAGATAAAATCACTCCAGATGTTACTACGaaacatggaaaatttaaaatcgatcGTAAATCGGAGCTGACTAAAATGTACGTTGATGACCTAGCAACTTTGGATACGTTGACCGAG GATATAATTGTAGAACAGTTACAATGCAGATACGAAAGTAATCGTATTTATACGTTTATTGGGGATATTTTACTAGCCATTAATCCTTTCACTGCTTTGGGACTTTATAATACAAAC GAACAGAAACGTTACACTAATAGAATTCGTTCTGATAATCCACCTCATATATTCTCGATCGCGGATGCTGCTTATCAAGCGTTATTGTTTCAACAAACCAATCAAGCTATTGTTATCAGTGGAGAAAGCGGAGCTGGCAAAACTGAATCTGCGAATTTACTACTCAAACAATTGGTTTATCTAGgaaag GCTGTGAATAAAAATCTAGAAGAACGTATTCTCAGAATGAATCAACTAATGGAAGCATTCGGAAATGCTCAAACtggaataaataataattcttcGAGGTTTGGTAAATACCTCGAATTGAGTATGACTAGTGCTGGACGTATCTCAGGGGCCAAGATATATGTTTATCTGCTTGAACACAGTAGAATCGTTCAACAAGCTCA CGAAGAAAGCAATTTCCATATATTTTACTATTTGTACGACGGATTAACTAATAATAATTTGCATTTGGATTATCATTTGGATGGAGAATTACGACAACAACATTCCTATTTACCTGCTGATAAACAagattttaatacaaaaaaa TATAACatcataaaatttgaagaaatcaaCAGCGCTTTTAAACTGATTGGATTCAAAGAAGATGAGATAATCTGCGTTTATAAAATCCTCGCTTCTATTTTGCATCTCGGTGATATCGAATTTAGCGAAGTTGTTTCCGATGACAATACCGataataaaagtaaaataatcgattttgcTCCCTTACATCGAG TGTCCCATTTATTAGGATTGAATAGATTTAATTTATTGGAATGTTTAACCGTGAATAGTGTCACTATGAGAGGTGAAGTTATTACGAAACATAATTCTGTGACTGAAGCTTGTGTTATCAGGGATGCCATCGCCAAAGCTTTATACAGCAGACTTTTCGATTGGCTTGTCAGCTGTATAAATAATTTACTATCCTATCATATAAG aGGCGATGCGCGTATGATCGGTATACTGGATATCttcggatttgaaaatttcgctaaGAATTCGTTCGAGCAACTTTGCATCAATATTGCAAATGAACAAATACAATATTACTTTAATAGACATATATTTACTTTAGAGCAGCAG GAATATATAAATGAAGGCATACCGGTAGATATGATCGAATTCGTCGATAACAAACCAGTCTTAGACATGTTTCTATCCAAACCAATGGGATTATTATCGTTGCTTGACGAAGAAAGTCGATTCCCCAGAGCCACCGATAAAtctttaatag aaaaattccacAGCAATATAAAAAGTAAACTGTACATTCGTCCAAAATCAAACACTTTACAATTTGGCATACAGCATTTCGCTGGTAAAGTTATGTACTGCACAGAAGGCTTCTTGGACAAAAATCGACAATTCTTACCAGCAGATGTGGTAAAATTATTATGTGGATCGAGTATTCATACAATTCGATACTTATTCCAATGTTCCGTTAATAAGACCGGTAATTTGTTCTATTCGATGCCGGTCAATTTACGTCCCCCTGAGTCACCAATATGTAACAAA aaaagtgcTCCTAATAATTTGGATAACGTTCCGAAAACTCGTAGTCAACAAACAGCCGCCAGCTATTTCCGCTACTCTTTGGCcgaattattgcaaaaaatgtccGGTGGAATACCACAGTTCGTTCGTTGCATTAAACCAAACGATTCAAAAACGCCCCATCTATTCGATCCAGTTAAAGTACTAAAACAACTACGATATACCGGAGTTTTAGAAACGATTCGCATTCGACAAAACGGATTCTCCCACCGAGTAACCTTCGCTAATTTCTTGAaaca gtATTCGTTTTTGATGTTTTCGTCGGAAGAACGATTCCCACCTACTAGAGAAAGTTGCAGATTACTTCTAACTCGATTGAAAATGGATGGATGGGCGTTAGGAAAAACCAaagtgtttttgaaatattaccaTACAGAATATCTTACGAAATTATACGAAGAACAC gtcaaaaaaataattatagtgCAATCGTGCATTCGAAGATTCCTAGCCAGAGTGAAGTTCATTAGGATGAAACGCGAAATGACCTTCAGCGTTTTAACGCTACAGAAATATATTCGCGGTTGGATTGTTCGCAAGAAAACACAAACATTGAAGAAGAGTAATAAAAATCCGGTCAATGTTAATGGAATCGACGATTCTAAACGCAACGAAGTCGATGGTCgtaataaaaatcatttgaaagaaattaaccCTCCGCCTCAAGTACAAAACCACCAAAAGAACGGAATTGTCGAAAAACCTAGCAAAGAAaaagattttaataaaattg AGTATCAAAATGGAGCCAAACCTCTCAAGTTTTGGAATGTGAAACCGAATTGGAATTACAACGATGAAAATTGTAAAGATAGTAACTGCAATAATGTGAAAAATCTCAAAGTACAAATTAATCCGGCTGTCAAACAAGCGAATAAT GCTAATAAAATAATTCCAGTCCGAAACAActccattaaaaaagtaaaaaatatcattagACCACTTGTGGTATACGATGCTCCAAAACCGTACATtcaa AAAGGGTTCGTTCaagaagtgaccaaaaaattcgcAGAAGAGtcatataaatataaaaaagaagatgaaatgaaaaa aagaagaaaaatgcaAACGTTGGATAAAAGTTGTAAAAAGGAAGTACCAATAAAAGAAATTAGTCAACAGCCAGCGTATTACTGGAAGTTTCAACCAACGAG TCGAGTGAGAATTCTCGGTAACAACAGTCCGTGTAATTTTCGTCAAATGCTCAGACCAATTCAAGATCCGCCTACAGAATCATTACGAAAACGTATGGTTGAAAGATCTCAGAAATTAAATGGTGTGTGA